The Acuticoccus sediminis genome has a window encoding:
- a CDS encoding LysR substrate-binding domain-containing protein, producing the protein MTLPSLVALQAFEAVSRHGSVSAAADELCVTPGAVSRNLKLLEATYGERLVERVGRGIALTARGRMLAEGLRPGFEQIRRASAETARAARCTVLRLRSYTTFATRWLLPRLAAFQVANPDIEVQLTMASLWTELAGLDAAIRLGEGDWGLESHPLIANILAPVAAPRIAERHRGDIAGLLTHPLLSTPHRPDDWTIWLTAAGVHDTSGLRFISMESSAIAYEAAIAGRGVALAQLALVGDDLATGRLVRPLDLEVDRGQHTYRLVWDAANPKADALQRLTASLTGPSRAPRPVDDDPA; encoded by the coding sequence ATGACGCTCCCATCGCTCGTCGCGCTCCAGGCTTTCGAGGCTGTTTCCCGCCACGGCAGCGTCAGCGCCGCGGCGGACGAGCTGTGCGTGACGCCGGGCGCGGTCAGCCGGAATCTCAAGCTGCTGGAAGCAACCTACGGCGAGCGTCTCGTCGAGCGTGTGGGGCGCGGGATTGCGCTGACCGCCCGCGGGCGGATGCTCGCCGAAGGCCTTCGGCCGGGCTTCGAGCAGATCCGGCGGGCGAGCGCGGAGACGGCACGCGCCGCGCGCTGCACGGTCCTGCGGCTACGCTCCTACACGACGTTCGCGACACGGTGGCTGCTGCCGCGCCTAGCCGCGTTCCAGGTCGCCAACCCGGATATCGAGGTGCAGCTGACAATGGCCTCGCTCTGGACCGAACTGGCCGGCCTCGACGCCGCGATCCGCCTCGGTGAGGGGGACTGGGGCCTCGAGAGCCATCCGTTGATCGCCAACATACTCGCCCCGGTCGCCGCGCCTAGGATCGCCGAAAGACACCGGGGCGATATCGCCGGTCTCCTGACGCACCCGCTCCTGTCGACGCCTCACCGTCCGGACGACTGGACGATCTGGCTGACGGCGGCGGGGGTTCATGACACCTCCGGCCTGCGCTTCATCTCGATGGAGAGTTCGGCGATCGCCTATGAGGCGGCCATCGCCGGGCGGGGTGTCGCGCTCGCCCAGCTCGCCCTCGTCGGCGACGACCTCGCGACGGGGCGTCTCGTCCGTCCCTTGGACCTCGAGGTCGACCGGGGCCAGCACACCTACCGGCTCGTCTGGGACGCGGCCAACCCGAAAGCGGACGCCCTTCAACGTCTCACCGCGAGCCTCACCGGCCCGTCCCGCGCGCCGCGACCTGTGGACGACGACCCGGCATGA
- a CDS encoding TRAP transporter large permease: protein MTALGIGAFFILLLVGTPIWAAMLISGAIVLVLDIGMPAQAVTSQLFISIDSWLLLAVPFFLFAGNLMTEMGLAGRLFRFIENLIGHTRGGLPATGVVTCAIFGALSGSSTATVVAVGSMLVPHMLRAGYDRHDALGVIAVSGTLGQMIPPSIYMILFAAIAQMDVSKLFLAGILPGLVITVLLVATAVILSWYGDRKLRERAGSKAVMKSFVDALPALAMPVIVLGGIYGGLFTPTEAAAVAVAYVLAMSAIFERGNFTFRTFFRCAESAVVTTTIIFIILGGATVFANAMTFAGIPQTVTEFMTSLPVGDHGTMAIVLLLFIALGTVLDPVPILYITLPIVFPIVQAIGYSPTHFAVLTIACMMIAQVTPPVGMSLFALSGFFKVPIGTVIRGAMPYFAALLLSLLVLWWVPWLATVAE from the coding sequence ATGACCGCGCTCGGGATCGGCGCGTTCTTCATCCTGCTCCTCGTCGGCACGCCGATCTGGGCGGCGATGCTGATCTCGGGCGCCATCGTCCTGGTGCTCGACATCGGAATGCCGGCGCAGGCCGTGACCTCGCAGCTTTTCATCTCCATCGACAGCTGGCTGCTGCTGGCGGTGCCCTTCTTCCTCTTCGCTGGCAACCTGATGACCGAGATGGGGCTGGCCGGGCGTCTCTTCCGGTTCATCGAGAACCTCATCGGCCACACGCGCGGCGGCCTGCCGGCGACGGGCGTCGTCACCTGCGCCATCTTCGGCGCGCTGTCCGGTTCGTCCACCGCGACGGTCGTGGCGGTCGGGTCGATGCTGGTGCCGCACATGCTGCGGGCGGGCTACGACCGCCATGACGCGCTCGGCGTCATCGCGGTCTCGGGCACGCTGGGGCAGATGATCCCGCCCAGCATCTACATGATCCTCTTTGCGGCCATCGCGCAGATGGACGTCTCGAAGCTCTTCCTCGCCGGCATCCTGCCGGGCCTCGTCATCACCGTGCTGCTCGTCGCGACCGCCGTCATCCTGTCCTGGTACGGCGACCGGAAGCTGCGCGAACGGGCGGGCTCCAAGGCGGTCATGAAGAGCTTCGTCGATGCGCTGCCGGCGCTGGCGATGCCGGTGATCGTGCTCGGCGGCATCTACGGCGGCCTCTTCACGCCGACCGAGGCGGCTGCCGTCGCCGTCGCCTACGTGCTGGCGATGAGCGCGATCTTCGAGCGCGGGAACTTCACCTTCAGGACGTTCTTCCGCTGTGCGGAGTCGGCGGTCGTCACCACGACGATCATCTTCATCATCCTCGGTGGCGCGACCGTCTTCGCCAACGCGATGACATTCGCCGGCATTCCGCAGACCGTGACGGAGTTCATGACCTCGCTGCCCGTGGGCGACCACGGGACGATGGCGATCGTGCTGCTGCTCTTCATCGCGCTCGGCACCGTGCTCGACCCGGTGCCGATCCTCTACATCACCCTGCCCATCGTGTTCCCGATCGTGCAGGCCATCGGCTACTCGCCGACGCACTTCGCCGTGCTCACGATCGCCTGCATGATGATCGCGCAGGTCACGCCCCCGGTCGGCATGAGCCTCTTCGCGCTCTCCGGCTTCTTCAAGGTTCCCATCGGCACGGTGATCCGCGGCGCGATGCCGTACTTCGCCGCGCTGCTTCTTTCGCTGCTGGTCCTCTGGTGGGTCCCCTGGCTCGCCACGGTCGCGGAATGA
- a CDS encoding TRAP transporter large permease yields the protein MITAGILLSLLALLAIGTPVGFAMLITGVAGLWLTVGWQATLGVLETTPLAIAGTFEFLTIPLFLLMAEFVLRSGKVDDLFRVTAAWVGRVRGGLGMATAIAGAGFGAICGTSTASAATLSATSLPAMIRQGYAPSFAAGVVAISGTLAMLIPPSVAMIVYGLLANVDIGRLLIAGILPGLLVMATIVGTVYLLALRRPQDAPSAPSVALRDRVRMLAPVGPIVALFALVTAVIYLGLATPTEAAAVGAFGAFILLAWCGRLTRRNVVDALRRAAHGSAMILVILLGASVFGYFFALTQITTSLVDGVGALGLAPWQVLVIILLGYIVLGSFLDQIAILVLTVPVVVPLMQSLGFDLVWLGVLIIVTAELGMVTPPVGLNCFIVARYAERPLGEVFRGVLPHIVAHLVAIALLIALPGITLWLPGLMK from the coding sequence ATGATCACCGCCGGCATTCTCCTCTCGCTTCTGGCACTGCTTGCGATCGGCACCCCGGTCGGCTTCGCCATGCTGATCACGGGCGTTGCCGGGCTGTGGCTGACGGTCGGCTGGCAGGCGACGCTCGGCGTTCTGGAGACGACGCCGCTCGCCATCGCCGGCACGTTCGAGTTCCTGACCATCCCGCTGTTCCTGTTGATGGCCGAGTTCGTGCTGCGCAGCGGCAAGGTCGACGATCTGTTCCGTGTCACTGCCGCGTGGGTCGGGCGGGTGCGGGGCGGGCTGGGCATGGCGACCGCGATCGCGGGTGCCGGGTTCGGGGCGATCTGCGGGACGTCGACCGCCTCGGCGGCGACGCTGTCGGCGACGAGCCTGCCGGCGATGATCCGCCAAGGCTACGCGCCGAGCTTCGCCGCCGGCGTCGTCGCGATCTCCGGCACCCTGGCGATGCTGATCCCGCCGAGCGTCGCGATGATCGTCTACGGCCTCCTCGCCAACGTGGACATCGGGCGCCTGCTCATTGCCGGAATCCTGCCCGGCCTCCTCGTGATGGCGACCATCGTCGGCACGGTCTATCTCCTCGCGCTGCGCCGGCCGCAGGACGCGCCGTCGGCCCCCTCCGTCGCCTTGCGCGACAGGGTGCGGATGCTCGCCCCCGTCGGGCCGATCGTGGCCCTGTTCGCGCTCGTCACGGCGGTGATCTATCTCGGCCTCGCGACACCGACGGAGGCGGCCGCGGTCGGCGCGTTCGGCGCCTTCATCCTGCTCGCCTGGTGCGGCCGCCTCACCCGGCGCAACGTCGTCGACGCGCTGCGCCGCGCCGCGCACGGCAGCGCGATGATCCTCGTCATCCTGCTCGGCGCCAGCGTGTTCGGCTACTTCTTCGCGCTGACGCAGATCACGACGAGCCTCGTCGACGGGGTCGGCGCTCTCGGCCTCGCCCCCTGGCAGGTGCTCGTCATCATCCTGCTCGGATACATCGTGCTCGGCTCGTTCCTGGACCAGATCGCGATCCTGGTGCTGACCGTGCCGGTGGTGGTCCCCCTGATGCAGTCGCTCGGCTTCGACCTCGTCTGGCTCGGCGTTCTCATCATCGTCACGGCCGAGCTCGGCATGGTGACGCCGCCCGTCGGGCTCAACTGCTTCATCGTCGCGCGCTATGCCGAGCGGCCGCTCGGCGAGGTCTTCCGCGGCGTCCTTCCACACATCGTCGCGCACCTCGTAGCGATTGCCCTTCTCATCGCGCTCCCGGGCATCACGCTGTGGCTGCCGGGGCTGATGAAATGA
- a CDS encoding TRAP transporter substrate-binding protein yields MGTKFARAALGVAAAAFLAAGLGATDADAKQLRFVHAYPTASQHHKNVQWFTQEVTKRTDGDVTFQVFPSAQVMPINQELPAILSGQVSMTYSVAPIAASVEPLWGIFDLPFLFDIALDDTSHGRRFFDSEKGGGMLASAMEKRGFKLVSIAPTDYPSSFFLTKPEPVETMDGLHGLKLRSPGGRIGQLSGETFGYSPIAIAGVELVPALTQGVVDGGILPPIYTRDNKLPLKGLTVAPYNWPAVTPIIMSLAEFKSLPEKDQKVIMEVGAELSQKSLKIVEEQTTAAIKELEAGGAKVVYISEADLPAWREKAQPVWEAFVEMTGEDGKAMLDEAISLR; encoded by the coding sequence ATGGGTACCAAATTCGCTCGGGCGGCACTCGGCGTCGCCGCCGCGGCCTTCCTCGCCGCGGGTCTCGGCGCGACCGACGCGGACGCCAAGCAGCTCCGCTTCGTCCACGCCTATCCGACCGCCTCGCAGCACCACAAGAACGTCCAGTGGTTCACGCAGGAGGTGACGAAGCGCACCGACGGCGACGTCACCTTCCAGGTCTTCCCGTCCGCGCAGGTCATGCCGATCAACCAGGAGCTTCCGGCGATCCTCTCCGGTCAGGTCTCCATGACCTATTCGGTGGCGCCGATCGCGGCCAGCGTCGAGCCGCTGTGGGGCATCTTCGACCTGCCGTTCCTGTTCGACATCGCGCTCGACGACACCAGCCATGGCCGCCGCTTCTTCGACAGCGAGAAAGGCGGGGGGATGCTGGCGAGCGCGATGGAGAAACGCGGCTTCAAGCTCGTGTCGATCGCCCCGACCGACTATCCGAGCTCGTTCTTCCTGACCAAGCCGGAGCCGGTCGAGACGATGGACGGGCTCCATGGCCTGAAGCTGCGCTCGCCGGGCGGTCGTATCGGCCAGCTTTCGGGCGAGACGTTCGGGTATTCGCCGATCGCGATTGCCGGGGTCGAGCTGGTGCCGGCGCTGACGCAGGGCGTGGTGGACGGCGGAATCCTGCCGCCGATCTACACCCGCGACAACAAGCTGCCGCTGAAGGGCCTGACCGTCGCGCCCTACAACTGGCCGGCCGTGACGCCGATCATCATGTCGCTCGCCGAGTTCAAGAGCCTTCCGGAGAAGGACCAGAAGGTCATCATGGAGGTCGGCGCGGAGCTGTCGCAGAAGTCGCTGAAGATCGTCGAGGAGCAGACCACGGCGGCCATCAAGGAGCTGGAGGCCGGCGGCGCGAAGGTCGTCTACATCAGCGAGGCGGACCTCCCGGCCTGGCGTGAGAAGGCGCAGCCGGTGTGGGAGGCCTTCGTCGAGATGACCGGCGAGGACGGCAAGGCGATGCTCGACGAGGCCATCAGCCTGCGCTAG
- a CDS encoding CaiB/BaiF CoA transferase family protein, with amino-acid sequence MTSNALEGVVVLDFGQLIAAPVCGMWLADLGATVIKIEPPSGELARTLGPPSVNGESVVLLASNRNKLGLSLDLKHRDARRVVARAAQRADVLVHNFRPGVAERLGMGFADLRAVQPRLVYCAISAYGQTGPWRDQPGVDGIVQAASGIMNTIGSERGPGKVPLPVADMTGALFATISILAALRTRDRTGHGASLDIDLFAGMMMLQHLNLTDYLTNGALPQPTGSAASYAAPNEAFPTADGWIMVAAYQGAKWPVLCEVLGCPDLAGDPRFATNGDRVTNRAELHRELDRRFAAATAREWAARLAARDVMATPVADFAAVVESGAYQPQRSEVTTDHPASGPVRMPRFAFGSTADPGPQRAAPMLGQDSRAALELVGFAPREIEALIADGVVSEGAAA; translated from the coding sequence GTGACGAGCAACGCCCTCGAAGGGGTGGTCGTCCTTGATTTCGGACAGCTGATCGCTGCGCCCGTGTGCGGCATGTGGCTTGCCGACCTCGGCGCGACCGTCATCAAGATCGAGCCGCCGTCCGGCGAGCTCGCGCGCACACTCGGGCCCCCGAGCGTCAACGGCGAGAGCGTCGTCCTGCTCGCCTCGAACCGCAACAAGCTCGGTCTTTCGCTCGACCTGAAGCACCGCGATGCCCGGCGTGTGGTGGCGCGCGCGGCGCAACGGGCCGACGTCCTCGTGCACAACTTCCGACCCGGCGTCGCCGAGCGGCTCGGAATGGGGTTCGCCGACCTTCGGGCCGTCCAGCCCCGCCTGGTCTACTGCGCCATCTCCGCCTACGGGCAGACCGGTCCGTGGCGCGATCAGCCGGGCGTCGACGGCATCGTCCAGGCCGCCAGCGGGATTATGAACACGATCGGTTCGGAGCGCGGGCCCGGCAAGGTGCCGCTGCCCGTCGCCGACATGACGGGCGCGCTGTTCGCGACGATCTCGATCCTCGCGGCGCTGCGCACCCGCGACCGCACGGGCCATGGCGCCTCGCTCGATATCGATCTTTTCGCCGGCATGATGATGCTGCAGCACCTCAACCTCACCGACTACCTGACGAACGGCGCGCTGCCGCAGCCGACCGGCAGCGCGGCGAGCTACGCCGCACCCAACGAGGCGTTCCCGACGGCCGACGGGTGGATCATGGTCGCTGCCTATCAGGGCGCGAAATGGCCCGTCCTTTGCGAGGTCCTTGGCTGCCCCGACCTTGCCGGCGACCCGCGGTTCGCGACCAACGGCGACCGTGTCACGAACCGGGCGGAGCTTCACCGCGAGCTGGACAGGCGGTTCGCCGCGGCCACGGCCCGCGAATGGGCGGCCCGGCTTGCGGCGCGGGACGTGATGGCGACGCCGGTCGCCGACTTCGCCGCAGTGGTCGAGAGCGGCGCCTACCAGCCGCAGCGCAGCGAGGTGACGACCGATCACCCGGCGTCCGGCCCGGTGCGCATGCCGCGCTTCGCTTTCGGCAGCACCGCCGACCCCGGTCCGCAGCGGGCGGCGCCGATGCTCGGCCAGGACAGTCGCGCCGCTCTCGAGCTCGTCGGTTTCGCTCCTCGCGAGATCGAAGCCCTGATCGCCGATGGCGTCGTCAGCGAAGGGGCCGCGGCATGA
- a CDS encoding enoyl-CoA hydratase-related protein encodes MSFVDIERHGRVALLALNSPADRNALSRQDQCDALAEALHEVNAEQDVHVAVLTGRGPAFCAGGNVKDMRTKAGFMAGTPTEMERAYRRGLHRIPLAFQALEVPVIAAVNGPAMGAGLDIAAMCDLRIASTEARFAEVFVRLGIISGIGGAWFLPRVLGPARAAELAFTGRVLDAGTALQWGLVSEVTEPGALLDRALTLAGEMAQHSGVALRYYKRLIRMGTQQDLATALDATAALQVLAHSTPEHEAAVDAMLSRMSRRESAS; translated from the coding sequence ATGAGCTTCGTGGACATCGAACGGCACGGACGCGTGGCCCTTCTGGCGCTGAACAGCCCGGCCGACCGCAATGCGCTCTCGCGGCAGGACCAGTGCGACGCGCTCGCCGAGGCGCTCCACGAGGTCAACGCCGAGCAGGACGTGCACGTTGCCGTCCTCACCGGGCGCGGGCCCGCGTTCTGCGCCGGCGGCAACGTCAAGGACATGCGCACGAAGGCGGGCTTCATGGCCGGGACGCCGACGGAGATGGAGCGGGCCTACCGACGTGGCCTGCATCGCATCCCCCTGGCCTTCCAGGCGCTCGAGGTGCCGGTGATCGCCGCCGTCAACGGCCCCGCGATGGGGGCGGGGTTGGATATCGCGGCCATGTGCGACCTGAGGATCGCCTCCACCGAGGCGCGCTTCGCCGAGGTCTTCGTGCGCCTCGGGATCATCTCGGGGATCGGCGGGGCGTGGTTCCTGCCGCGGGTTCTGGGGCCGGCGCGCGCGGCCGAGCTCGCCTTCACCGGGCGTGTGCTCGACGCCGGGACCGCGCTCCAATGGGGTCTCGTCTCGGAAGTGACCGAGCCGGGCGCGCTTCTCGACCGCGCCCTCACGCTTGCCGGCGAAATGGCGCAGCACTCCGGCGTCGCGCTGCGCTACTACAAGCGCCTCATCCGCATGGGTACGCAGCAGGATCTCGCGACCGCCCTCGACGCGACGGCGGCGCTCCAGGTGCTCGCCCATTCCACCCCCGAGCACGAGGCGGCCGTGGACGCGATGCTGTCGCGCATGAGCCGGCGGGAGTCGGCCTCGTGA
- a CDS encoding oxidoreductase, whose amino-acid sequence MSGKTFFITGANSGFGFAIAEAAASAGHTVIGTVRSEAARESLLERLPQVRAILCDVTEFDRIPAIVAQAEQEHGAVDVLINNAGYGHEGVLEESPLDEMRRQFDVNVFGAVAVAKAFLPRFRERRGGFIVNVTSMGGMITMPGIAYYCGSKFALQGISEVMRAEMAPFGVRVTALCPGSFRTDWAGRSMVRTERSIPDYDALFDPIRAARQEKSGKQLGDPEKLAAAVLTLVASDDPPPQLLLGSDALTLVRDRIERMKQELSDWEALTRSTDG is encoded by the coding sequence ATGTCAGGAAAGACCTTCTTCATCACCGGCGCCAACTCCGGATTCGGCTTTGCCATCGCCGAGGCGGCCGCCTCGGCGGGTCATACGGTCATCGGCACCGTCCGTTCGGAGGCTGCGCGGGAGTCGTTGCTGGAGCGCCTGCCGCAGGTCCGCGCGATCCTGTGCGACGTGACCGAGTTCGACCGCATCCCCGCCATCGTCGCGCAGGCCGAGCAGGAGCACGGCGCGGTGGACGTACTGATCAACAACGCCGGCTACGGCCACGAGGGCGTGCTCGAGGAATCGCCCCTGGACGAGATGCGTCGGCAGTTCGACGTGAACGTGTTCGGCGCCGTGGCCGTCGCCAAGGCCTTCCTGCCGCGCTTCCGCGAGCGGCGCGGCGGCTTCATCGTCAACGTCACGTCGATGGGCGGAATGATCACCATGCCGGGGATCGCCTACTACTGCGGGAGCAAATTCGCGCTGCAGGGCATCTCCGAGGTGATGCGCGCGGAAATGGCGCCCTTCGGCGTGCGCGTGACCGCGCTCTGCCCCGGCTCGTTCCGCACCGACTGGGCGGGGCGCTCCATGGTGCGGACCGAGCGTTCGATCCCGGACTACGACGCCCTCTTCGATCCCATCCGCGCGGCGCGCCAGGAGAAGAGCGGCAAGCAGCTCGGCGATCCCGAGAAGCTGGCAGCCGCGGTCCTGACGCTCGTCGCGTCCGACGATCCCCCGCCGCAACTGCTGCTCGGAAGCGATGCGCTGACGCTGGTGAGGGACCGGATCGAACGCATGAAGCAGGAGCTCTCGGACTGGGAGGCGCTGACCCGCTCCACCGACGGCTGA
- the dctP gene encoding TRAP transporter substrate-binding protein DctP, translating to MKSIVLACAAAALSTGALAQEVTLRMGDSLPVGHVIAETATKPFIDRVESLSNGTVKIDYFPAEQVGKAKDFLRLTQAGLIDIGYIGPSYVPEKMPLSAVAELPGASKTSCEVMRTYWRLAREGGFLFEKEYQPNGIRPLFVVALPPYQLILASDSVASVDDLEGQKLRAAGGAQSLTLEKLGMVPVRMAPPEIYDSMSRGTVDGALLALISVDSYKLTDLTKAITTDQNFGTIAVAYSISERKWRTLPEAVQNVLGEAGDQVVENACAAFDEKEGAASSAMKAAGVGVVSFDESGTAALQAANASIAEAWATELDSRDQPGHEALAAFRTALDAVRGTATR from the coding sequence ATGAAATCCATCGTTCTCGCGTGCGCCGCCGCGGCGCTCTCCACCGGCGCGCTGGCGCAGGAGGTGACGCTGCGGATGGGCGACTCGCTGCCCGTCGGTCACGTCATCGCCGAGACCGCGACGAAGCCATTCATCGACCGGGTCGAGAGCCTGTCGAACGGGACGGTCAAGATCGACTACTTCCCGGCCGAGCAGGTCGGCAAGGCGAAGGATTTCCTGCGCCTGACGCAGGCCGGGCTGATCGACATCGGCTACATCGGACCGTCCTACGTCCCGGAAAAGATGCCCCTTTCGGCGGTTGCCGAGCTGCCGGGCGCATCGAAGACCTCTTGCGAGGTCATGCGCACCTACTGGCGCCTTGCCCGCGAAGGCGGGTTCCTGTTCGAGAAGGAGTACCAGCCGAACGGCATCCGCCCGCTGTTCGTCGTGGCGCTGCCGCCCTACCAGCTCATCCTGGCATCGGACTCGGTGGCGTCAGTCGACGACCTCGAGGGACAGAAGCTGCGCGCGGCTGGCGGCGCGCAGAGCCTGACGCTCGAGAAGCTCGGCATGGTGCCGGTGCGCATGGCGCCGCCGGAGATCTACGATTCCATGTCCCGCGGGACGGTGGACGGTGCCTTGCTCGCCCTCATCAGCGTCGACAGCTACAAGCTCACGGATCTGACCAAGGCGATCACGACGGACCAGAATTTCGGCACTATCGCGGTGGCCTACTCGATCAGCGAGCGCAAGTGGCGCACCCTTCCCGAAGCGGTTCAGAACGTCCTCGGCGAGGCCGGGGATCAGGTCGTGGAGAACGCATGCGCCGCGTTCGACGAGAAGGAGGGCGCGGCATCCAGCGCGATGAAGGCGGCCGGTGTCGGCGTCGTTTCATTCGACGAGAGCGGGACCGCGGCCCTTCAGGCTGCGAACGCGAGCATCGCCGAGGCGTGGGCGACGGAGCTCGACTCCCGCGACCAGCCGGGCCACGAGGCGCTGGCGGCCTTTCGGACCGCGCTCGACGCGGTGCGGGGCACGGCGACGCGATGA
- a CDS encoding TRAP transporter small permease, with protein sequence MSDTVAAAPLRGLPTPFRQIEAALSTVLRVVAVFLICLSTALAFASVVLRYLFGTSYGMVEEVCRFSIVYAVLLYFGPLIMRNAHLAMTVVTDLLPRRLNRTVDIVQTLLLAALLVWLMRSAWTWEAGLYSMGLLTMSGEMQAWVPSAALPVGIALALVFTLLRLIALAVGTPLPHATEAAE encoded by the coding sequence ATGAGTGACACCGTCGCGGCGGCGCCGCTTCGCGGTCTCCCCACGCCCTTCCGCCAGATCGAGGCCGCGCTCAGCACGGTCCTGCGTGTCGTGGCGGTGTTCCTGATCTGCCTCAGCACCGCGCTCGCCTTCGCCAGCGTCGTCCTGCGCTACCTCTTCGGCACGTCCTACGGGATGGTCGAGGAGGTGTGCCGGTTCTCGATCGTCTATGCGGTGCTCCTCTATTTCGGGCCGCTCATCATGCGCAACGCGCACCTTGCGATGACGGTCGTCACCGACCTCCTGCCCCGGCGTCTGAACCGGACGGTCGACATCGTCCAGACGCTGCTGCTCGCCGCGCTGCTGGTCTGGCTGATGCGGTCGGCATGGACGTGGGAGGCGGGGCTCTATTCCATGGGCCTCCTCACCATGTCGGGCGAGATGCAGGCGTGGGTGCCCTCCGCGGCGCTCCCCGTCGGCATCGCCCTCGCCCTCGTCTTCACGCTGCTGCGCCTCATCGCCCTTGCCGTCGGCACGCCCCTGCCGCACGCGACGGAGGCGGCGGAATGA
- a CDS encoding TRAP transporter small permease subunit has protein sequence MSALGNLLVRLERLSVILGCIALFSMMVLITADVALRYGLNRPFVFTRDVVGLYLMPAVFFLVLSDSLRDGAQIRVTLLRDVMGKRMRAVADVIGDLPALAAFAVILYGSVWQGIEAFARDEVVAGSIPWRVWPSFALVAAGTLMLIVRLAATTVRAIAAPDAVHEGTTDAGAVEALEVTR, from the coding sequence GTGAGCGCGCTCGGCAATCTTCTCGTCCGCCTCGAGCGGCTGTCCGTCATCCTCGGCTGCATCGCGCTGTTTTCGATGATGGTTCTCATCACCGCCGACGTCGCCCTGCGCTATGGGCTGAACCGGCCGTTCGTGTTCACCCGCGACGTCGTCGGGCTCTACCTGATGCCGGCGGTCTTCTTCCTCGTGCTGTCCGACAGCTTGCGCGACGGCGCGCAGATCCGCGTCACGCTCCTGCGCGACGTGATGGGGAAGCGGATGCGCGCGGTCGCCGACGTGATCGGCGATCTCCCGGCGCTCGCGGCCTTCGCGGTCATCCTCTATGGCAGCGTATGGCAGGGCATCGAAGCGTTCGCGCGCGACGAGGTGGTGGCCGGATCGATCCCGTGGCGGGTGTGGCCGTCCTTCGCGCTCGTGGCGGCGGGCACGCTGATGCTCATCGTCCGCCTCGCGGCGACGACGGTCCGCGCCATCGCCGCGCCCGATGCCGTGCATGAGGGTACGACGGATGCCGGCGCCGTCGAGGCGCTGGAGGTGACGCGATGA
- a CDS encoding AraC family transcriptional regulator — translation MNMSEAPASLTDLARRLAPRPGYNSTGLDSVRLLRSEAILEDVPVLYRPGAVFVLQGSKQGFLEGEVYRYDADHYLAVSVPVAFRMASQASPERPLLAIYLDFDLRLAAEIVTELGARQQASRPSPARSLVSSPMDPVVADVLLRTLRALCDPGELAILGPGLLRELHYRVLVGPQGGALAAALQQRGAVGRIVRSLARIRECYHEGLSVTELAAEVGMSAPSYHAHFKTLTGSTPIQYVKAMRLHEARLMIARQEGPIAAIAARVGYASAAQFSRDFRRHFRRSATEEARWMREHLGEIV, via the coding sequence ATGAACATGAGTGAGGCGCCCGCTTCATTGACCGATCTCGCCCGGCGCCTCGCTCCGCGGCCGGGCTACAACTCCACCGGCCTGGACTCCGTCCGGCTGCTCAGGTCGGAAGCGATCCTCGAGGACGTGCCGGTGCTCTACCGCCCCGGTGCGGTGTTCGTGCTGCAGGGCTCGAAGCAGGGATTCCTCGAAGGGGAGGTCTACCGCTACGACGCGGACCATTATCTTGCCGTGTCGGTCCCGGTCGCGTTCCGGATGGCCTCGCAGGCGAGCCCGGAGCGACCGCTGCTGGCGATCTACCTCGATTTCGACCTGCGCCTTGCCGCCGAAATCGTGACGGAGCTGGGCGCGCGGCAGCAGGCCTCGCGGCCCTCCCCCGCGCGGAGCCTCGTTTCAAGCCCCATGGACCCCGTCGTCGCGGATGTGCTGCTGCGCACCCTTCGCGCACTCTGCGATCCGGGCGAGCTTGCGATCCTGGGACCGGGTCTCCTGCGGGAACTGCACTACCGGGTGCTCGTCGGTCCGCAGGGCGGCGCGCTGGCGGCGGCCCTCCAGCAGCGTGGTGCGGTCGGCCGGATCGTGCGGAGCCTCGCCCGGATCCGCGAATGCTATCACGAGGGTCTGTCGGTGACTGAACTCGCGGCCGAGGTGGGGATGAGCGCCCCCTCCTACCACGCGCATTTCAAGACCCTGACCGGCAGCACGCCGATCCAGTACGTCAAGGCCATGCGGCTGCACGAGGCGCGCCTGATGATCGCGCGGCAGGAGGGGCCGATCGCCGCGATCGCGGCGAGGGTCGGGTATGCGAGCGCTGCCCAGTTCAGCCGCGATTTCAGGCGTCACTTCCGCCGCAGCGCGACCGAAGAGGCGAGGTGGATGCGCGAGCATCTGGGCGAGATCGTTTGA